In Bicyclus anynana chromosome 22, ilBicAnyn1.1, whole genome shotgun sequence, the following proteins share a genomic window:
- the LOC112043843 gene encoding arfaptin-2, producing the protein MSKWQSERSIHEMLKDTPPLRESSDSITSGTEAKFPTSRSMPFPPAYAPPDVSQNGAQGTSTLLRAGSTKLESIKNWSVSTYKCTKQLLYEKLGKSSRTVDTELEAQIEMLRETQRKYMGVLRLSSALTAQLAAAAGTQRALGEAFAELAQKSPELQAQFLHNADTQRSLTRHADALLAALHFFNSALATLTGRAMEDTLLTVRQYEAARVEYDAYRSELEASGGNPPELLLADIERHRRHYERLRDDSAVKLQLLHENRVKVMNKQLLLFHNAVSAYFSGNSVALEAAVRHFSVPGLPQHPAPPQHPPPLQHPPPPPPRSA; encoded by the exons ATGTCTAAGTG GCAATCAGAGAGGAGCATCCACGAAATGTTGAAAGACACGCCGCCGCTTCGCGAGTCCAGTGACTCGATCACTTCGGGCACTGAAGCGAAGTTCCCGACTTCGCGGTCGATGCCTTTTCCCCCGGCATATG CACCTCCAGATGTGTCACAGAATGGTGCGCAGGGCACGTCCACACTACTGCGGGCCGGCTCCACCAAGCTGGAGTCCATCAAGAACTGGAGTGTCTCCACCTACAAGTGCACCAAACAACTGCTGTACGAGAAACTGGGCAAGAGCTCCCGCACTGTGGACACAG AGCTGGAGGCGCAGATCGAGATGCTGCGCGAGACGCAGCGCAAGTACATGGGCGTGCTGCGGCTGAGCTCGGCGCTCACGGCGcagctggcggcggcggcgggcacGCAGCGCGCGCTGGGCGAGGCGTTCGCGGAGCTGGCGCAGAAGTCGCCCGAGCTGCAGGCGCAGTTCCTGCACAACGCCGACACGCAGCGCTCGCTCACGCGCCACGCCGACGCGCTGCTGGCCGCGCTGCACTTCTTCAACAGCGCGCTGGCCACGCTCACGGGCCGCGCCATGGAGGACACGCTGCTCACCGTGCGCCAGTACGAGGCGGCGCGCGTGGAGTACGACGCCTACCGCAGCGAGCTGGAGGCCAGCGGCGGCAACCCGCCCGAGCTGCTGCTGGCCGACATCGAGCGCCACCGGCGGCACTACGAGCGCCTGCGCGACGACTCCGCCGTCAAGCTGCAGCTGCTGCACGAAAACCGG GTGAAGGTGATGAACAAGCAGCTGCTGCTGTTCCACAACGCGGTGTCGGCGTACTTCAGCGGGAACAGCGTGGCGCTGGAGGCCGCCGTGCGCCACTTCAGCGTGCCGGGCCTGCCGCAGCACCCCGCGCCGCCGCAGCACCCGCCGCCGCTGCAGCACCCGCCGCCGCCCCCGCCGCGCTCCGCGTAG
- the LOC112043822 gene encoding diphthamide biosynthesis protein 3 codes for MTIFHDEIEIEDFDYDAEEEMYYYPCPCGDMFQISKEELMAGEEVATCPSCSLVVKVIYDADKFKAEAEEKQIDSKEKETVCST; via the exons atgacgATATTTCATGATGAAATAGAGATCGAAGATTTCGATTACGACGCCGAAGAGGAAATGTATTATTACCCGTGTCCGTGCGGAGACATGTTTCAAATAAGCAAG GAAGAATTAATGGCAGGTGAAGAAGTCGCCACCTGTCCCAGTTGCTCCCTCGTCGTTAAGGTTATATACGATGCG GACAAATTCAAAGCAGAAGCTGAAGAGAAGCAAATAGATTCAAAAGAGAAAGAAACTGTCTGCAGTACTTAG